The DNA sequence GCCAGTGCGCCGCCGTCCACGATCAGGTACTCGTCGCGTATCGGGGTGCCCGCCAGCCAGGACTCCAGGATCTCCCGGGTGCCGGCCGCGTAGCGGGACTGGGCGGAGAGGGAGGAGCCGGAGATGTGGGGGGTCATGCCGTGGTGGGGCATGGTCCGCCAGGGGTGGTCGGCGGGGGCGGGCTGGGGGTACCAGACGTCACCGGCGTAGCCCGCCAACTGGCCGCTTCGCAGGGCGCGTTCGACGGCGTCCTGGTCGACGATCCGCGCCCGTGCCGTGTTGATGAGATATGCGCCGCGCTTCATCGCCGCCAGCAGCTTGTCGCCGAAGAGCCCTTCCGTCTCGGGGTGCAGTGGCGCGTTGATCGTGACGAGGTCGCAGTGCGGGGCCATGTCGGCGGCCGTCGGGTGGAAGGTGAGGCCCAGTTCCCGCTCGGTGTCCGCGGGGAGACGGTGCCGGTCGGTGTAGTGCAGCTTCACGTGGAAGGGCGCGAGGCGCCGCAGGACCGCCAGGCCGATGCGTCCGGCGGCCACCGTACCGACGTGCATCCCCTCCAGGTCGTACGAACGTGCCACGCAGTCGGCGATGTTCCAGCCCCCGTCGAGGACGACCTGGTGTGCGGGCAGGTAGTTGCGCACCAGGGACAGCGTCATCATCACCACGTGCTCGGCGACGCTGATGCTGTTGCAGTACGTCACCTCCGCGACCATCACACCGTGCGCGATCGCGGCTTCGAGGTCGACGTGGTCGGAGCCGATGCCCGCCGTGATCGCCAGCTTCAGGTTCTTGGCCGCGGCCAGCCGCTCGGGCGTCAGGTACGCCGGCCAGAACGGCTGCGAGACGACGACGTCGGCGTCGGCCAGCTCACGGTCGAACACCGAGCCGTCGCCGTCCTTGTCCGACGTCACGACCAGGGTGTGCCCGGCCGCTTCGAGGAAGGCGCGCAGGCCGAGTTCGCCGGAGACGCTGCCGAGGAGGTGGCCCGGGGTGAAGTCCACCGCGGACGGGGTCGGAGTGGTCTGGCCGCCGGGGTAGTGGTCGATGGCGGGGAGGTCGTCACGGGCGTACGTGGTCGGGTATCCGTCGGTGGGGTCGTCGTACAGGACGCAGAGCACCTTGGCCATGGTCGGCTCCTCAACTGGTGTCGCGGGAAGGTGCAGTTCACGATCCTCGCCGCCGAACACCCTGGTCAAAGCGAACTTCGCTATGTCCGTATAGCCGACGGCTATCAGTGGTCGTGACGGTCGAGGTACGTCCGCAGCAACGCGTCCAGCGCTTCCCGGACGCCCGCCTCGCGCGCCACCGCCAGCAGTGCCGCGGCCAGTACGGAGGGCGGGTCGTCGGGGCCCGTCACCAGGCCCACCCTCGGCCCGTGCGCGGGGCCCTCCAGCGGGACCACGCGCATCCCGTCCGGAACGCCGAACATGTGCAGCCAGGCGTGCGAGATCACGCTGGACCAGCGGCCGCCGGGGAGGTGCGCGTACAGGCCGGCGACGGTGTCCGACTCGATCGCGGGAGTGGCCGCGGCGCCGTCGGCGGCGAAGCACTCGTCGATGATGCGGCGGTTGCGCATACGGGAGTTGAGCAGGCACAGCGGGAGGGCGGCGGCCTGCGACCAGGCTGCCATGGGCGCGCCGCCGAGCGGGCCGTCGACCGGGGTCAGGAGCATGTACCGCTCCTCGTAGAGGGGCAGCGTGCGCAGGCCGCCCATCGTGTCGTCGTCGAGGTACGTCATCGCCGCGTCCAGCTCGAACTCGGTCAGGCCGTGGGTGATGTCGGCCGAGGACAGTGACTCGATGCTGACGCGGGCGTGCGGGTGGCGGTCGCAGAAGGGGGTCGTCAGGAGGGTGGCGGCGGGGAGTGCCGTGGGGACGACTCCGAGCCGGAGCGTGCCGGTGATGCCGTCGCGCAGGGCGGCCAACTCCTGTCGCAGGGCGTCGCGTTCGGCGAGCATGCGGTGCGCCCAGGCCAGGACCACCTCGCCCTCCGGGGTGAGGCCTTCGTAGCGTCTGCCCCGCCGGACGATCGGCACGTTCAGCTCGTGTTCGAGGCGGCGGATCGCGGCCGACAGGGACGGCTGGGAGACGTAGCAGGCGGCCGCCGCGCGGACGAAGTGGCGCTCGCGGGCGAGTGCGACCAGGTATTCCAGCTGGCGCAGTTGCATGCCTGACCTCCCAGGGTTGCGGTGGGCCTACCCACCGGCTCCGCCGGTCACGACCTGCACAGCAGGGCCGACCGCAGGTCGAGGCGGTCGGCGGGACGGGATCAGGGGGCGTGCGGACGCTGAAGCCGGGGACTCATGCCCATGAGGTGTAGCCGCCGTCCACGCGGATCGCGGTGATGCCGCTGATGTGCCGGGCCCCGCAGCGATCCTGGGGCAGGACGAGCTGTGGGCCGGCGCGGTCGAGGGAGGTGTCGTCGATGCCGACCGCGAGCAGGACGGGCGCGCGGCCGAAGTCCGGGTCGATCTCCGCCCAGGACAGCAGGGCGTGATGCCCGTCCGCGCCGGAGACCGCGATCAGAAAGCGCAGGCGGTCCTTGCGGCGGGCCGGGTCGAAGCCGGGGCCGGCCGCCGACAGAACGTCGTGCAGCAGCGGCCCGGTGAAGCGGTGGTGCCGGATGCCGCTGGTGGCGCATTCGAAGCTGACCTCGGCTTCGTGCTGCGGCCAGGCGAGCAGGTCGGACACCGTCAGGCGGGCCGGACGGACGAGATCGCCGGTGAGGGCGAGGTCCGCCACCTGTCCGGTTTCCGTACCGGCAGCTGCCAAGGACCGACTCACGGGCTACCACCTCCCGGATGACCGTACCCGGCCCCCCGGCCCGTACAAACGCACATGCCACCCCGCTCGATCACAGTTCCGGCTCATGCGATGTGACAGGAGACTTTCCCCTCGCATCTGCGGCATTATCATCGGCGTATGCACACCTACCGGATCGGGGACGCGGCCGCCTTGCTCGGCGTCAGCGCCGACACCGTGAGGCGTCTGGTCGACGGCGGGAAACTCACCGCCGAACGCGACGACATGGGCCACCGGATCATCCCCGGGCCGGGCCGCGCCGTTCCGGGTGGTGGCGACGGTCAACCGCGAGTCGGCTGAGGAGCTGAAGCCGGAACCCGGTGTTCCGGCGGTGGCCGTGATCAAGTCGACCAACGTGGTCGTCGAGAGACCGTAGATGGTCCGTCAGGACCACCAGTGATCGTGCGTCCGTCAGGACCAGAGGGAGTGGACCCGTGATGACCCGTACCGCGCGCCGGAACCGCCGGACCCTGCAGGTGGCCGGAGCGGGAGCCGCCGCGCTGCTGGCGCTGAGCGCCTGCTCGTCGTCCGACGACGCCTCCTCGACGACGTCGGACTCGTCCGCGTCCGCCTCCTCGCCGGGCAAGCTCTCCGGCGAGGTGACCGTCTTCGCGGCGGCCTCGCTCAAGGAGAGCTTCACGACGCTGGGCAAGGAGTTCGAGAAGCAGCACCCGGGTACGAAGGTCACCTTCAGCTTCGGCGGCAGCGACTCGCTCGCCGCGAGCATCACGGGCGGCGCCCCGGCCGATGTGTTCGCCTCGGCCAGCCCCAAGACGATGAAGATCGTCACGGATGCGGGGGACGCCTCCGGCACACCCTCGACCTTCGTCCGCAACGAGCTGGAGATCGCCACACTCCCGGGCAACCCCGACAAGATCGCCTCCCTCAAGGACCTCACCA is a window from the Streptomyces sp. NBC_00299 genome containing:
- the modA gene encoding molybdate ABC transporter substrate-binding protein; the protein is MTRTARRNRRTLQVAGAGAAALLALSACSSSDDASSTTSDSSASASSPGKLSGEVTVFAAASLKESFTTLGKEFEKQHPGTKVTFSFGGSDSLAASITGGAPADVFASASPKTMKIVTDAGDASGTPSTFVRNELEIATLPGNPDKIASLKDLTKSGLKIVLCDKEVPCGAAAQKALEASDLKLTPVSYEQDVKAALTKVELKEADAAVVYKTDVHAAGDKVEGVEFPESDDAINDYPITLLKDAQNAEAAKAFITLVQSAEGRQVLTAAGFLKP
- a CDS encoding NAD-dependent formate dehydrogenase yields the protein MAKVLCVLYDDPTDGYPTTYARDDLPAIDHYPGGQTTPTPSAVDFTPGHLLGSVSGELGLRAFLEAAGHTLVVTSDKDGDGSVFDRELADADVVVSQPFWPAYLTPERLAAAKNLKLAITAGIGSDHVDLEAAIAHGVMVAEVTYCNSISVAEHVVMMTLSLVRNYLPAHQVVLDGGWNIADCVARSYDLEGMHVGTVAAGRIGLAVLRRLAPFHVKLHYTDRHRLPADTERELGLTFHPTAADMAPHCDLVTINAPLHPETEGLFGDKLLAAMKRGAYLINTARARIVDQDAVERALRSGQLAGYAGDVWYPQPAPADHPWRTMPHHGMTPHISGSSLSAQSRYAAGTREILESWLAGTPIRDEYLIVDGGALAGAGAHSYSVTK
- a CDS encoding LysR family transcriptional regulator — translated: MQLRQLEYLVALARERHFVRAAAACYVSQPSLSAAIRRLEHELNVPIVRRGRRYEGLTPEGEVVLAWAHRMLAERDALRQELAALRDGITGTLRLGVVPTALPAATLLTTPFCDRHPHARVSIESLSSADITHGLTEFELDAAMTYLDDDTMGGLRTLPLYEERYMLLTPVDGPLGGAPMAAWSQAAALPLCLLNSRMRNRRIIDECFAADGAAATPAIESDTVAGLYAHLPGGRWSSVISHAWLHMFGVPDGMRVVPLEGPAHGPRVGLVTGPDDPPSVLAAALLAVAREAGVREALDALLRTYLDRHDH
- a CDS encoding molybdopterin-dependent oxidoreductase translates to MSRSLAAAGTETGQVADLALTGDLVRPARLTVSDLLAWPQHEAEVSFECATSGIRHHRFTGPLLHDVLSAAGPGFDPARRKDRLRFLIAVSGADGHHALLSWAEIDPDFGRAPVLLAVGIDDTSLDRAGPQLVLPQDRCGARHISGITAIRVDGGYTSWA